A part of Haliotis asinina isolate JCU_RB_2024 chromosome 10, JCU_Hal_asi_v2, whole genome shotgun sequence genomic DNA contains:
- the LOC137298535 gene encoding homeobox protein Dlx1a-like, which yields MLNMAGAMDGLEQEMVGKSAFMELQQQMPPSMGHPAYPIRSGYPPQHSQHDVFTSQPTRPLAYPFPMNSMAPTSYNPPTSHPFSMSPYQTPSPPRDEKPQMDDQLRINGKGKKMRKPRTIYSSLQLQQLNRRFQRTQYLALPERAELAASLGLTQTQVKIWFQNRRSKYKKLMKQNPNSTPPQPQQPQPQTSPVPQQQPQPQAQPQPAELPPAQPQTPQQSAAQGQGQQPQPLLPVSSSMSPQPVCTWSDLSNNNPSTNSYMSMSHYSWYAHNNMNSQQSLLT from the exons atgttgaacATGGCGGGTGCAATGGACGGTCTGGAGCAAGAAATGGTAGGCAAGTCTGCCTTCATGGAACTACAACAGCAGATGCCTCCATCAATGGGGCACCCAGCGTACCCCATCCGATCGGGCTACCCTCCTCAACATTCGCAGCACGATGTTTTCACATCTCAACCGACCAGACCTCTAGCGTACCCGTTTCCAATGAACAGTATGGCTCCTACTTCGTACAACCCTCCCACCAGCCACCCGTTCTCGATGTCACCCTACCAGACACCTTCGCCTCCCAGGGATG AAAAACCACAGATGGACGACCAACTGAGGATAAATGGTAAAGGTAAAAAGATGAGGAAACCCCGCACGATCTACTCCAGTCTTCAGCTTCAGCAGCTAAACCGCCGGTTTCAGCGCACCCAGTACTTGGCCCTACCGGAGAGGGCCGAACTGGCAGCATCCCTCGGGCTGACACAAACACAG GTCAAGATCTGGTTTCAAAATAGGCGTTCCAAGTACAAGAAGCTGATGAAACAGAACCCGAACTCAACCCCTCCCCAGCCACAGCAGCCACAGCCACAGACATCACCAGTGCCACAGCAACAACCTCAACCCCAGGCCCAACCTCAGCCGGCCGAGCTACCTCCAGCTCAACCCCAAACACCACAACAGTCAGCAgcgcaaggtcaaggtcaacagcCACAACCCCTACTTCCCGTCTCGTCGTCCATGAGTCCCCAACCAGTGTGTACCTGGTCTGATTTAAGTAACAATAACCCATCAACGAATTCCTACATGTCCATGTCTCACTACTCCTGGTACGCGCACAACAACATGAACTCCCAACAGTCTCTTCTCACATAA